In Atribacterota bacterium, a single genomic region encodes these proteins:
- the pyk gene encoding pyruvate kinase, translating to MKFPESKTKIVCTLGPVSNNKKIIKELVAAGMNVARLNLAHDDIEYHRKTLNNIREVEKELDIFLPVMMDIPGPKIRIGEIKDGPILLKKGQIIRLTTKNIIGDESIIPVEYESLFQSIKKGSLVYLYDGFIQLRVKEIQGDEALCLVMTGGKLDSHKGLNLPKAKIIIDPIREKDLELISFGLEEGVTIFGISFVEKAEDILKVKEFAGKKGKKIFTVAKIEREEAVKNIDEILNVTDAIMVARGDLGVQVNIEDIPVIQKRLIAKANRMSKPVITATQMLVSMTDHIRPTRSEVTDVANAILDGTDATMLSEETAVGQFPVEAVRMMTDIAISTELEYRTLPHHSSLCEELRFSFQQTKPSIEDIISMHTMESSQVIHAKYILTPTESGNTARRISRFKPYCWILAFTPNPEVARFLSLSYGVFSFIINRKKIDWYRRIMDLLEEKKLVEKGEHLILTEGAIRNKTGGTDSMRIIVVD from the coding sequence ATGAAATTTCCGGAATCTAAAACTAAAATTGTCTGTACCCTGGGCCCGGTTTCAAACAATAAAAAAATAATCAAAGAGTTAGTAGCAGCGGGAATGAATGTAGCACGTTTAAACCTGGCTCATGATGATATAGAATATCATCGGAAAACACTAAATAATATAAGGGAAGTTGAAAAAGAGCTGGACATTTTTCTTCCGGTAATGATGGATATTCCCGGTCCGAAAATAAGAATAGGAGAGATAAAGGATGGACCTATTCTTTTAAAAAAAGGACAGATTATTCGATTGACAACCAAAAATATTATAGGAGATGAATCTATTATTCCGGTAGAATATGAGTCCTTATTTCAGAGCATAAAAAAAGGAAGCCTGGTTTATTTATATGATGGATTCATTCAGCTGAGAGTCAAAGAAATTCAGGGTGATGAAGCACTATGTCTTGTAATGACCGGCGGAAAGCTGGATTCACACAAAGGTCTCAATTTACCCAAAGCAAAGATTATAATTGATCCCATAAGAGAGAAGGATCTGGAACTTATTTCCTTTGGGTTGGAGGAAGGAGTAACAATATTTGGAATATCATTTGTTGAGAAAGCAGAAGATATTCTAAAGGTAAAAGAGTTTGCCGGGAAGAAAGGCAAAAAAATATTTACTGTAGCAAAAATTGAACGGGAAGAGGCTGTAAAGAATATTGATGAAATTCTTAATGTAACTGATGCTATTATGGTAGCCAGGGGCGATTTAGGAGTACAGGTGAATATTGAAGATATTCCGGTAATTCAGAAAAGATTAATTGCCAAGGCAAATAGAATGAGTAAACCTGTGATAACTGCTACTCAGATGCTGGTATCCATGACAGATCATATCAGGCCAACCAGGTCTGAGGTAACTGATGTAGCCAATGCTATTTTGGATGGAACAGATGCCACTATGTTATCTGAGGAAACTGCAGTAGGCCAGTTTCCGGTAGAGGCAGTAAGAATGATGACTGATATTGCTATTTCCACAGAATTAGAATATCGTACTTTACCACACCACTCTTCTCTATGCGAAGAACTGAGATTTTCTTTTCAGCAGACAAAACCTTCAATAGAAGATATTATTTCCATGCATACAATGGAGAGCAGTCAGGTTATCCATGCTAAATATATACTAACACCAACTGAAAGTGGTAATACGGCAAGAAGAATATCCCGGTTTAAACCATATTGCTGGATTCTTGCTTTTACACCCAATCCGGAAGTTGCCCGTTTTTTATCGCTTTCATATGGAGTTTTTTCTTTTATTATCAATAGAAAGAAAATTGATTGGTACAGAAGGATTATGGATTTATTAGAAGAAAAAAAACTTGTAGAAAAAGGTGAGCATCTTATTTTGACTGAAGGAGCAATCAGAAATAAAACCGGAGGTACTGATTCAATGAGGATAATAGTCGTTGATTAG